A region from the Linepithema humile isolate Giens D197 chromosome 1, Lhum_UNIL_v1.0, whole genome shotgun sequence genome encodes:
- the mRpL42 gene encoding large ribosomal subunit protein mL42 → MNPILRTVRTCIYSVRHVKYSSLSSEAVIFTEDDTMVVCWHPEKPFPYECSLPLPEEKLTDTSVLCIGDKDVADVFRKKKPYQVVEELAKITYTTKHRWYPRSRDKKAKNTEPDRPYL, encoded by the coding sequence ATGAATCCTATATTACGTACAGTTCGAACCTGTATTTATTCTGTGAGACATGTCAAATATAGTTCCTTGTCTTCAGAAGCAGTGATATTTACGGAAGATGATACTATGGTTGTCTGCTGGCATCCAGAAAAACCGTTTCCATATGAATGTTCTTTACCTCTACCTGAGGAGAAACTCACTGACACTTCTGTATTGTGTATTGGAGACAAAGATGTTGCAGATGTTTTTCGAAAAAAGAAACCATATCAGGTTGTGGAAGAATTagcaaaaattacatatactaCTAAACACAGATGGTACCCTAGAAGCAGAGACAAGAAAGCAAAGAATACAGAACCCGACAGACCGTACTTGTAA
- the MED19 gene encoding mediator of RNA polymerase II transcription subunit 19 isoform X1, giving the protein MMMGDQFRSKVEQYSPKSSPRGARSPVVSRQDSTGTLKATISLGKNPSIVHSGPFYLMKEPPVESELTGATNLMAYYGLEHSYSKFSGKKLKEQLSSFLPNLPGIIDRPGHQDNSSLRSVIEKPPIGGKELLPLTSVQLAGFRLHPGPLPEQYRYVNQAPQRKHKNKHKKHKHKPGEVLSGQEATTTDVGGSDTHEKKHKKQKRHDEEKEARKKRKKEKKRKKQKHSPEHTGSLTPSQHSNS; this is encoded by the exons ATGATGATGGGCGACCAGTTTCGTAGCAAAGTGGAGCAGTATTCGCCAAAGTCTTCGCCGAGAGGCGCACGTTCCCCAGTTGTATCTCGTCAAGATTCTACAGGAACATTAAAAGCAACCATTTCCCTTGGGAAGAATCCTTCTATTGTTCACAGTGGGCCTTTTTACTTAATGAAGGAACCTCCAg TAGAAAGTGAACTCACTGgggcaacaaatttaatggCCTATTATGGCCTAGAACATTCCTATAGCAAGTTTAGTGGTAAAAAACTCAAAGAACAGCTATCATCTTTTTTGCCAAACTTGCCAGGTATTATAGATAGACCTGGGCATCAAGATAATAG cTCGTTAAGATCAGTGATTGAAAAACCTCCAATAGGTGGTAAAGAGTTATTGCCCTTAACAAGTGTGCAGTTAGCTGGTTTTCGATTGCATCCTGGCCCA TTGCCGGAACAGTATAGATATGTCAATCAGGCTCCTCAGAGAAAACACAAGAATAAACATAAGAAACACAAACATAAACCTGGAGAAGTGCTTAGTGGACAGGAGGCTACCACAACAGATGTAGGTGGTTCGGATACACATGAAAAGAAACACAAAAAGCAGAAGAGACACGATGAAGAGAAGGAGGCTAGGAAAAAGCGAAAGAAggagaagaaaaggaaaaagcaGAAACACAGTCCAGAGCACACTGGTAGCCTCACACCATCTCAGCATTCCAATTCGTGA
- the MED19 gene encoding mediator of RNA polymerase II transcription subunit 19 isoform X2 has protein sequence MMMGDQFRSKVEQYSPKSSPRGARSPVVSRQDSTGTLKATISLGKNPSIVHSGPFYLMKEPPESELTGATNLMAYYGLEHSYSKFSGKKLKEQLSSFLPNLPGIIDRPGHQDNSSLRSVIEKPPIGGKELLPLTSVQLAGFRLHPGPLPEQYRYVNQAPQRKHKNKHKKHKHKPGEVLSGQEATTTDVGGSDTHEKKHKKQKRHDEEKEARKKRKKEKKRKKQKHSPEHTGSLTPSQHSNS, from the exons ATGATGATGGGCGACCAGTTTCGTAGCAAAGTGGAGCAGTATTCGCCAAAGTCTTCGCCGAGAGGCGCACGTTCCCCAGTTGTATCTCGTCAAGATTCTACAGGAACATTAAAAGCAACCATTTCCCTTGGGAAGAATCCTTCTATTGTTCACAGTGGGCCTTTTTACTTAATGAAGGAACCTCCAg AAAGTGAACTCACTGgggcaacaaatttaatggCCTATTATGGCCTAGAACATTCCTATAGCAAGTTTAGTGGTAAAAAACTCAAAGAACAGCTATCATCTTTTTTGCCAAACTTGCCAGGTATTATAGATAGACCTGGGCATCAAGATAATAG cTCGTTAAGATCAGTGATTGAAAAACCTCCAATAGGTGGTAAAGAGTTATTGCCCTTAACAAGTGTGCAGTTAGCTGGTTTTCGATTGCATCCTGGCCCA TTGCCGGAACAGTATAGATATGTCAATCAGGCTCCTCAGAGAAAACACAAGAATAAACATAAGAAACACAAACATAAACCTGGAGAAGTGCTTAGTGGACAGGAGGCTACCACAACAGATGTAGGTGGTTCGGATACACATGAAAAGAAACACAAAAAGCAGAAGAGACACGATGAAGAGAAGGAGGCTAGGAAAAAGCGAAAGAAggagaagaaaaggaaaaagcaGAAACACAGTCCAGAGCACACTGGTAGCCTCACACCATCTCAGCATTCCAATTCGTGA
- the LOC105672024 gene encoding uncharacterized protein isoform X2: MLSTPKAKGGLFLASSLCDGLEDYNIRQVATLLLNKDADPNFLIPTHGVTPFHLVIGNDSEEFAEEVTKLFLRHGGNPNVRSNDGMTPVHVAAAWGRINILQLLLANGGDPLCTDNDGRSPFHYAFEGKYFKAVTMLSNYCENIQDEDDKPKYNLVLDKVLITNGDKVAEYVASKDILSDLDTDKTTKKSAFTDFEPNSSSMIVDLSRLSNVRNVIETKSKLATNLDKCLSRSNDKMIAQQQNDLSQIDKKEMTNYSFIDLDFDFANLHLTDVMQKEKCLVSRIISHLSSSLASDCTINDTLHNYKRNKQEESSIATSNSDAFQLKKNTDTVYKHEYYKNPKSSSSRLKNNFNKDILRLGTSKVKKQCSKYNAQSTSKKKYKKIAEKIPSPSTNIFNNNSIVSMSPNFNTPNHRKRRNIAKTPLTLLHIHNDSIVSKSPNLAISFCTSRKINSAKTSHIDSSLSPKVFKKSQKCNAQTQSEFSRYKKYIAQSTPRRKKRSIYKFRSSKKRFDPYRYESDATSDESPINNILKPSDLDKTIFLKASKTTYYDILDMSSECSSFSKKSSKIRRQNYSNHLAIKLDDGRYDEDDITCDNSNVNLLNSSFNQTEKENESINNSSSNKKYTKFVEDNKIDDKLVRIRKNIFKTDKMPKTMDISIDNVKSACTIETDSLHKKYFVDCVDCDTKKLLNEDINMNIKNNALTTANLPIKCKKHVCLSEESCSSKINRNNTDSKKAEDMSNAINLDVCKMEKNSSLLSYVSTLEEYKYEDPEEGVTLLERRLCVISSNGSDCSSKSKIFLSCTSSTFDFQTLPMELLYIDDAALRSKLRQLGDEPGPITNTTRQVYLKRLMRLTNIRDVTVPSMPQNMQRNQVQVGPSNEIETRLQFGNWLNELEIYKSLERDVFQEFSSPDPSRRWREGMAKASFTYLLLDPRITQNLPNRSTNLTESEIWSIFLNAIFYIGKGKRSRPFNHLYDAFHTWTGTRPNTSRKVSHILDIWNDNCGVICLHIFQNVIPVEAYTREAAMIDAIGKERLGNCVSGKYYGIAATWSMQQKQKFGRYLLYKALKIFMQEGESQLFPENLG; this comes from the exons ATGTTGTCGACTCCAAAAGCAAAAGGCGGCCTATTTTTGGCTTCATCCCTCTGCGATGGGCTTGAAGACTATAATATAag GCAAGTTGCAActcttttgttaaataaagaTGCAGATCCCAATTTCTTAATTCCAACACATGGAGTTACTCCATTTCATTTGGTTATTGGAAATGATTCAGAAGAATTTGCGGAAGAAGTCACCAAGTTATTCTTACGTCATGGTGGTAATCCTAATGTGAG ATCAAATGATGGAATGACTCCAGTTCACGTGGCAGCAGCTTGGggaagaataaatatattacagttACTCTTAGCGAATGGTGGTGATCCTTTATGTACGGACAATGATGGACGTAGCCCATTTCATTATGCCTTTGAAGGAAAGTACTTCAAAGCTGTGACAATGCTTTCAAATTACTGTGAAAACATTCAGGATGAGGATGACAAGCCAAAATATAACTTGGTGCTTG ataaagttttaattactAATGGAGACAAAGTTGCTGAATATGTTGCCtcaaaagatatattatcAGATTTAGATACAGATAAGACAACAAAGAAGAGTGCATTTACTGATTTTGAGCCAAACTCTTCATCAATGATTGTAGACTTGAGTCGTTTGTCAAATGTACGTAATGTTATTGAAACTAAGTCCAAATTAGCAACCAATTTAGATAAATGTCTTTCAAGATCCAACGATAAAATGATTGCCCAACAACAAAATGATCTATCACAGATTGATAAGAAAGAAATGACAAATTACTCATTTATAGATCTTGATTTTGACTTTGCAAATTTGCATCTTACTGATGTCATGCAAAAAGAGAAATGTCTTGTCAGTCGAATAATTAGTCATCTTTCGTCGTCACTAGCGAGTGATTGTACTATTAATGACACTTTGCAcaattacaaaagaaataagcaAGAAGAAAGCAGCATCGCAACAAGCAATTCCGATGCATTTCAACTAAAAAAGAACACAGATACAGTTTATAAACacgaatattataaaaatccaaAGAGTTCTTCATCTAGActgaagaataattttaataaagatatcttGAGACTTGGCACTTCTAAAGTGAAGAAACAATGCTCAAAGTACAACGCACAAAGCActtctaagaaaaaatataagaagattgcTGAAAAAATTCCTTCACCATCAACtaatatcttcaataataattctattgtTAGTATGTCGccaaattttaatacaccTAATCacagaaagagaagaaatatTGCTAAGACTCCGTTAACACTATTGCATATCCACAATGATTCTATTGTCAGTAAGTCCCCTAATTTGGCAATATCATTTTGCACAagcagaaaaattaattcagcaAAAACGTCGCACATCGATAGCAGTTTGTCGCCAAAAGTATTCAAGAAATCGCAAAAATGTAATGCTCAAACACAATCTGAATTTAGTCGGTACAAAAAGTATATTGCTCAATCAACACCaaggagaaagaaaagatCGATATATAAGTTTCGTTCTAGCAAGAAAAGATTTGATCCTTATCGATATGAAAGTGATGCCACTTCTGATGAATCAcctatcaataatatattaaagccATCTGATttagataaaacaatttttttaaaagcaagtAAGACAACTTACTATGATATTCTGGACATGAGTAGTGAATGTTCATCATTTTCTAAGAAATCCTCAAAAATAAGACGCCAAAATTATAGCAACCATTTGGCAATAAAGTTGGATGATGGAAGATACGATGAGGATGATATAACATGCGACAACAGTAACGTAAATCTTTTAAACAGCAGTTTTAATCAAACGGAGAAAGAGAACGaatctattaataattctagCAGCAATAAGAAATATACCAAATTTGTAGaggataataaaatagatgatAAACTtgtaagaattagaaaaaatatatttaaaactgatAAGATGCCGAAAACAATGGACATTTCCATCGATAATGTAAAATCTGCATGTACAATTGAAACTGATtcattgcataaaaaatactttgtgGATTGCGTCGACTGTGATactaaaaagttattaaacgaagatataaatatgaatataa aaaataatgCATTGACGACTGCAAATTTGCCGATAAAGTGCAAAAAACATGTTTGTTTATCAGAGGAATCATGTTCTTCAAAGATAAATAGGAACAATACTGATTCAAAAAAGGCAGAGGATATGTCGAACGCAATAAATTTAGATGTgtgcaaaatggaaaagaaCTC GTCTCTGCTTTCATACGTGAGTACTCTGGAGGAATACAAATATGAAGATCCAGAAGAAGGTGTAACTTTATTAGAACGACGACTTTGCGTTATATCATCTAA TGGAAGTGATTGCAGCAgcaaaagcaaaatattcttGTCAT GCACTTCGAGCACATTTGATTTTCAAACTTTGCCGATGGAGCTGTTATATATCGATGATGCAGCTCTTCGAAGTAAGCTGAGACAACTTGGTGATGAGCCCGGTCCAATCACCAATACGACTAGGCAAGTTTACTTAAAACGTCTTATGCGTTTGACAAACATTAGAGATGTTACTGTTCCATCGATGCCGCAAAACATGCAAAGAAATCAGGTTCAAGTAGGCCCAAGCAACGAAATCGAGACTCGTCTACAGTTTGGAAACTGGTTAAATGAACTGGAGATCTACAAAAGTCTGGAGAGAGACGTATTCCAAGAATTTTCATCGCCAGATCCATCTCGGCGATGGCGCGAGGGCATGGCAAAAGCTTCTTTCACTTACTTGCTGTTGGATCCGCGTATAACGCAAAATTTACCAAATCGTTCTACTAATCTTACGGAATCTGAGATATGGTCGATCTTTCTTAATGCTATATTTTACATTGGCAAGGGTAAACGTTCCAGACCTTTTAATCATCTCTATGACGCTTTTCATACATGGACAGGCACCAGACCTAACACAAGTAGAAAAGTTAGCCACATTCTCGATATATGGAACGACAATTGCGGTGTAATTTGTTTGCACATTTTCCAAAATGTTATTCCGGTGGAAGCTTACACAAGAGAGGCTGCCATGATAGATGCAATAGGAAAAGAGCGATTAGGAAACTGTGTAAGCGGCAAGTACTATGGTATTGCAGCAACATGGAGCATGCAACAAAAACAGAAATTTGGTagatatttattgtacaaagctttgaaaatttttatgcaagaaGGTGAAAGTCAACTTTTCCCTGAAAATCTAGGGTAA
- the LOC105672024 gene encoding uncharacterized protein isoform X1, whose translation MLSTPKAKGGLFLASSLCDGLEDYNIRQVATLLLNKDADPNFLIPTHGVTPFHLVIGNDSEEFAEEVTKLFLRHGGNPNVRSNDGMTPVHVAAAWGRINILQLLLANGGDPLCTDNDGRSPFHYAFEGKYFKAVTMLSNYCENIQDEDDKPKYNLVLDKVLITNGDKVAEYVASKDILSDLDTDKTTKKSAFTDFEPNSSSMIVDLSRLSNVRNVIETKSKLATNLDKCLSRSNDKMIAQQQNDLSQIDKKEMTNYSFIDLDFDFANLHLTDVMQKEKCLVSRIISHLSSSLASDCTINDTLHNYKRNKQEESSIATSNSDAFQLKKNTDTVYKHEYYKNPKSSSSRLKNNFNKDILRLGTSKVKKQCSKYNAQSTSKKKYKKIAEKIPSPSTNIFNNNSIVSMSPNFNTPNHRKRRNIAKTPLTLLHIHNDSIVSKSPNLAISFCTSRKINSAKTSHIDSSLSPKVFKKSQKCNAQTQSEFSRYKKYIAQSTPRRKKRSIYKFRSSKKRFDPYRYESDATSDESPINNILKPSDLDKTIFLKASKTTYYDILDMSSECSSFSKKSSKIRRQNYSNHLAIKLDDGRYDEDDITCDNSNVNLLNSSFNQTEKENESINNSSSNKKYTKFVEDNKIDDKLVRIRKNIFKTDKMPKTMDISIDNVKSACTIETDSLHKKYFVDCVDCDTKKLLNEDINMNISKTCNIHTNNWYNDRFHELSYKLIVENNALTTANLPIKCKKHVCLSEESCSSKINRNNTDSKKAEDMSNAINLDVCKMEKNSSLLSYVSTLEEYKYEDPEEGVTLLERRLCVISSNGSDCSSKSKIFLSCTSSTFDFQTLPMELLYIDDAALRSKLRQLGDEPGPITNTTRQVYLKRLMRLTNIRDVTVPSMPQNMQRNQVQVGPSNEIETRLQFGNWLNELEIYKSLERDVFQEFSSPDPSRRWREGMAKASFTYLLLDPRITQNLPNRSTNLTESEIWSIFLNAIFYIGKGKRSRPFNHLYDAFHTWTGTRPNTSRKVSHILDIWNDNCGVICLHIFQNVIPVEAYTREAAMIDAIGKERLGNCVSGKYYGIAATWSMQQKQKFGRYLLYKALKIFMQEGESQLFPENLG comes from the exons ATGTTGTCGACTCCAAAAGCAAAAGGCGGCCTATTTTTGGCTTCATCCCTCTGCGATGGGCTTGAAGACTATAATATAag GCAAGTTGCAActcttttgttaaataaagaTGCAGATCCCAATTTCTTAATTCCAACACATGGAGTTACTCCATTTCATTTGGTTATTGGAAATGATTCAGAAGAATTTGCGGAAGAAGTCACCAAGTTATTCTTACGTCATGGTGGTAATCCTAATGTGAG ATCAAATGATGGAATGACTCCAGTTCACGTGGCAGCAGCTTGGggaagaataaatatattacagttACTCTTAGCGAATGGTGGTGATCCTTTATGTACGGACAATGATGGACGTAGCCCATTTCATTATGCCTTTGAAGGAAAGTACTTCAAAGCTGTGACAATGCTTTCAAATTACTGTGAAAACATTCAGGATGAGGATGACAAGCCAAAATATAACTTGGTGCTTG ataaagttttaattactAATGGAGACAAAGTTGCTGAATATGTTGCCtcaaaagatatattatcAGATTTAGATACAGATAAGACAACAAAGAAGAGTGCATTTACTGATTTTGAGCCAAACTCTTCATCAATGATTGTAGACTTGAGTCGTTTGTCAAATGTACGTAATGTTATTGAAACTAAGTCCAAATTAGCAACCAATTTAGATAAATGTCTTTCAAGATCCAACGATAAAATGATTGCCCAACAACAAAATGATCTATCACAGATTGATAAGAAAGAAATGACAAATTACTCATTTATAGATCTTGATTTTGACTTTGCAAATTTGCATCTTACTGATGTCATGCAAAAAGAGAAATGTCTTGTCAGTCGAATAATTAGTCATCTTTCGTCGTCACTAGCGAGTGATTGTACTATTAATGACACTTTGCAcaattacaaaagaaataagcaAGAAGAAAGCAGCATCGCAACAAGCAATTCCGATGCATTTCAACTAAAAAAGAACACAGATACAGTTTATAAACacgaatattataaaaatccaaAGAGTTCTTCATCTAGActgaagaataattttaataaagatatcttGAGACTTGGCACTTCTAAAGTGAAGAAACAATGCTCAAAGTACAACGCACAAAGCActtctaagaaaaaatataagaagattgcTGAAAAAATTCCTTCACCATCAACtaatatcttcaataataattctattgtTAGTATGTCGccaaattttaatacaccTAATCacagaaagagaagaaatatTGCTAAGACTCCGTTAACACTATTGCATATCCACAATGATTCTATTGTCAGTAAGTCCCCTAATTTGGCAATATCATTTTGCACAagcagaaaaattaattcagcaAAAACGTCGCACATCGATAGCAGTTTGTCGCCAAAAGTATTCAAGAAATCGCAAAAATGTAATGCTCAAACACAATCTGAATTTAGTCGGTACAAAAAGTATATTGCTCAATCAACACCaaggagaaagaaaagatCGATATATAAGTTTCGTTCTAGCAAGAAAAGATTTGATCCTTATCGATATGAAAGTGATGCCACTTCTGATGAATCAcctatcaataatatattaaagccATCTGATttagataaaacaatttttttaaaagcaagtAAGACAACTTACTATGATATTCTGGACATGAGTAGTGAATGTTCATCATTTTCTAAGAAATCCTCAAAAATAAGACGCCAAAATTATAGCAACCATTTGGCAATAAAGTTGGATGATGGAAGATACGATGAGGATGATATAACATGCGACAACAGTAACGTAAATCTTTTAAACAGCAGTTTTAATCAAACGGAGAAAGAGAACGaatctattaataattctagCAGCAATAAGAAATATACCAAATTTGTAGaggataataaaatagatgatAAACTtgtaagaattagaaaaaatatatttaaaactgatAAGATGCCGAAAACAATGGACATTTCCATCGATAATGTAAAATCTGCATGTACAATTGAAACTGATtcattgcataaaaaatactttgtgGATTGCGTCGACTGTGATactaaaaagttattaaacgaagatataaatatgaatataagtAAGACttgtaatatacatacaaaCAATTGGTATAATGATAGATTTCACGaactttcatataaattaattgtagaaaataatgCATTGACGACTGCAAATTTGCCGATAAAGTGCAAAAAACATGTTTGTTTATCAGAGGAATCATGTTCTTCAAAGATAAATAGGAACAATACTGATTCAAAAAAGGCAGAGGATATGTCGAACGCAATAAATTTAGATGTgtgcaaaatggaaaagaaCTC GTCTCTGCTTTCATACGTGAGTACTCTGGAGGAATACAAATATGAAGATCCAGAAGAAGGTGTAACTTTATTAGAACGACGACTTTGCGTTATATCATCTAA TGGAAGTGATTGCAGCAgcaaaagcaaaatattcttGTCAT GCACTTCGAGCACATTTGATTTTCAAACTTTGCCGATGGAGCTGTTATATATCGATGATGCAGCTCTTCGAAGTAAGCTGAGACAACTTGGTGATGAGCCCGGTCCAATCACCAATACGACTAGGCAAGTTTACTTAAAACGTCTTATGCGTTTGACAAACATTAGAGATGTTACTGTTCCATCGATGCCGCAAAACATGCAAAGAAATCAGGTTCAAGTAGGCCCAAGCAACGAAATCGAGACTCGTCTACAGTTTGGAAACTGGTTAAATGAACTGGAGATCTACAAAAGTCTGGAGAGAGACGTATTCCAAGAATTTTCATCGCCAGATCCATCTCGGCGATGGCGCGAGGGCATGGCAAAAGCTTCTTTCACTTACTTGCTGTTGGATCCGCGTATAACGCAAAATTTACCAAATCGTTCTACTAATCTTACGGAATCTGAGATATGGTCGATCTTTCTTAATGCTATATTTTACATTGGCAAGGGTAAACGTTCCAGACCTTTTAATCATCTCTATGACGCTTTTCATACATGGACAGGCACCAGACCTAACACAAGTAGAAAAGTTAGCCACATTCTCGATATATGGAACGACAATTGCGGTGTAATTTGTTTGCACATTTTCCAAAATGTTATTCCGGTGGAAGCTTACACAAGAGAGGCTGCCATGATAGATGCAATAGGAAAAGAGCGATTAGGAAACTGTGTAAGCGGCAAGTACTATGGTATTGCAGCAACATGGAGCATGCAACAAAAACAGAAATTTGGTagatatttattgtacaaagctttgaaaatttttatgcaagaaGGTGAAAGTCAACTTTTCCCTGAAAATCTAGGGTAA